The Populus trichocarpa isolate Nisqually-1 chromosome 2, P.trichocarpa_v4.1, whole genome shotgun sequence genome has a window encoding:
- the LOC7461832 gene encoding auxin-responsive protein IAA9 isoform X1, with protein sequence MSPPLLGVVEEEGHSNVTLLASPASAESACLNGLELKERNYMGLSDCSSVDSSAVSAASDERKTSLNLKATELRLGLPGSQSPERNHELSLLSSALLDEKPFFPLHPSNDGHYSSTQKNVVSGNKRVFSDAMDEFSESKFLSNSEVNAMLSPRPSPNMGLKPGMLENLGVQQAKVKEIVAPKAGQERPHAANETRPLRNSSANNSSAPAPKAQVVGWPPIKSFRKNSLATTSKNTEEVDGKAGPGALFIKVSMDGAPYLRKVDLRNYSAYQELSSALEKMFSCFTIGQYGSHGAPGREMLSESKLKDLLHGSEYVLTYEDKDGDWMLVGDVPWEMFIETCKRLRIMKSSDAIGLGAFVMYLKPILLLF encoded by the exons ATGTCTCCACCACTACTTGGTGTTGTGGAGGAGGAGGGTCATAGTAATGTCACTCTACTGGCTTCTCCGGCCTCAGCAGAAAGTGCATGCCTGAATGGTTTGGAATTGAAAGAGCGTAACTACATGGGTTTGTCCGATTGTTCTTCCGTGGACAGCTCGGCAGTCTCTGCAGCATCTGATGAAAGAAAGACTAGTTTAAATCTGAAGGCTACTGAATTGCGGCTTGGGCTTCCTGGGTCCCAGTCTCCAGAAAGAAATCATGAGCTTTCCCTGTTGAGCTCGGCATTACTTGATGAGAAGCCCTTCTTCCCTTTGCATCCCTCAAATGATGGTCACTACTCCTCAACACAGAAAAATGTTGTTTCGGGTAACAAGAGAGTGTTCTCTGATGCCATGGATGAGTTTTCAGAG AGCAAGTTTCTGTCAAATTCGGAGGTAAATGCAATGCTCTCACCCAGGCCCTCACCGAACATGGGATTGAAACCTGGCATGTTGGAGAACCTTGGAGTTCAACAAGCTAAAGTGAAAGAGATAGTAGCCCCAAAGGCAGGACAAGAGAGACCTCATGCGGCAAACGAGACCAGACCACTTCGTAACAGCTCCGCAAACAACAGCAGTGCACCTGCTCCAAA GGCACAAGTTGTGGGTTGGCCACCCATCAAATCATTTAGGAAGAATTCCCTTGCCACCACCTCAAAGAACACAGAAGAAGTTGATGGTAAAGCAGGGCCAGGTGCTTTATTTATCAAAGTCAGCATGGATGGTGCTCCTTATCTTAGAAAAGTGGATTTGAGAAACTACTCTGCATATCAGGAATTGTCTTCTGCCCTCGAGAAGATGTTCAGCTGTTTCACCATAG GCCAATATGGATCCCATGGAGCTCCAGGAAGGGAGATGCTGAGCGAGAGCAAGCTGAAGGATCTGCTGCATGGCTCAGAATATGTTCTCACTTATGAGGATAAAGACGGAGACTGGATGCTTGTTGGCGATGTTCCCTGGGA GATGTTTATTGAAACATGCAAGAGGCTGAGGATCATGAAGAGCTCTGATGCCATTGGCCTAGGTGCGTTTGTTATGTATCTCAAGCCAATTTTACTACTGTTCTGA
- the LOC112326632 gene encoding E3 ubiquitin-protein ligase WAV3 has product MGTGWRRAFCTTIPRDRETTISDKQQTTSPSPSPSPRRCAKLGFFSSASNPSTPRLPSQNPNLRCRTNTVDSPSTNESPAFHCKTAPKITTTTTKNPKSLLSSNPSSPRSPLKLSLFKNSFKFRSSCGICLNSVKRGQGTAIYTAECAHAFHFPCIASYVRKHGSLVCPVCNSTWKDVPLLAIHKNLHQNDNNLEEDPSTNTITKVEEKKVVIVESSPRAIKTPTTPTPTPQQPQPRTPKYSDSRSYDDDEPLLSPTAGARFNPIPEADESVDDDDDGVEEFQGFFPTHSTSVVKSDEVSINDRDFSRNVQVRLLPEVAVISVGRGYETYAVALRVKAPPPLPSLTTRNSSNSTASLLDPSRRAPIDLITVLDVSASMTGAKLQMLKRAMRLVISSLGSADRLSIVAFSSSPKRLLPLKRMTPNGQRSARRIIDRLVCGQGSSVGEALRKATKVLEDRRERNPVASIMLLSDGQDERVSDNNSNHRHTSIHKSSTRFAHIEIPVHSFGFGQSGGNSQEPAEDAFAKCVGGLLSVVVQDLRIQLGFASSSAPAEIVAVYPCNSRPNVLGSGSVRLGDLYAEEERELLVELRVPQSAVGSHHVMSARCLYKDPATQEVVYDRDQSLLVPRPHALPSTGPKIQHLSNLFITTRALAEARRLVEHNEFTSAHHLLVSSRALILQSSLISADEYVRRLEAELAEVQWRKQHHQLQQQQQQQQQQMMMQRRREMVTMDENGEPLTPTSAWRAAEKLAKVATMKKSLNRVSDLHGFENARF; this is encoded by the exons ATGGGTACCGGTTGGAGAAGAGCTTTTTGCACAACAATTCCTAGAGACCGAGAAACCACAATCTCTGATAAGCAACAAACCACAAGTCCAAGTCCAAGTCCTAGCCCCAGAAGGTGTGCAAAGCTAGGATTTTTCTCCAGTGCAAGCAACCCCAGTACGCCTCGTTTGCCGTCTCAAAATCCCAACCTGCGTTGCCGCACAAATACTGTAGACTCTCCTTCAACAAACGAGAGCCCCGCCTTCCATTGCAAAACCGCACCGAAAATAACCACCACCACTACTAAAAACCCCAAATCACTACTGAGCTCAAATCCATCTTCTCCTAGATCTCCTCTTAAATTGTCTCTCTTCAAGAATAGCTTCAAATTCAGA AGTAGCTGCGGAATCTGCTTGAATAGCGTAAAAAGAGGTCAAGGCACAGCAATTTACACAGCAGAGTGTGCACATGCCTTCCACTTCCCTTGCATAGCTTCCTATGTTCGTAAGCATGGCAGTCTTGTGTGCCCTGTCTGCAACTCTACCTGGAAAGATGTTCCTTTACTTGCCATCCACAAAAACCTCCACCAAAATGACAATAATTTAGAAGAAGACCCCAGCACCAACACCATCACCAAAGTTGAAGAGAAAAAGGTTGTCATTGTAGAATCATCACCAAGAGCCATAAAAACCCCAACCACACCCACACCCACCCCACAACAACCACAACCAAGAACACCAAAATATTCCGATTCAAGATCCTATGATGACGATGAACCATTATTATCTCCAACTGCCGGTGCCAGATTCAACCCAATTCCTGAAGCTGACGAAAGTGTGGATGACGATGATGACGGTGTTGAAGAATTTCAAGGATTCTTCCCCACCCATTCTACTTCAGTCGTCAAATCGGATGAAGTTTCAATCAATGACCGAGATTTTTCGAGGAATGTTCAGGTCAGATTATTGCCAGAAGTAGCTGTCATATCTGTAGGCCGCGGGTATGAAACTTATGCAGTGGCTCTGAGAGTGAAAGCTCCACCACCATTGCCATCACTAACCACACGCAACAGTTCAAATTCAACAGCATCTCTTTTAGACCCTTCCCGTCGAGCACCCATTGATTTGATAACGGTTCTTGATGTTAGTGCCAGCATGACCGGGGCTAAGTTGCAAATGCTGAAACGCGCCATGCGTCTGGTTATTTCTTCTCTTGGCTCGGCTGATCGACTTTCTATTGTGGCCTTTTCGAGTAGTCCTAAAAGGCTATTGCCTTTGAAGAGAATGACGCCCAATGGACAGCGGTCAGCTCGGCGCATTATTGACCGACTTGTTTGTGGTCAAGGCAGTAGTGTTGGTGAAGCTTTGAGGAAAGCGACTAAGGTTCTTGAAGACAGGAGGGAGAGAAATCCTGTGGCCAGCATCATGTTATTATCAGACGGTCAGGACGAGAGGGTATCGGATAATAACTCAAATCATAGGCACACGTCTATCCACAAGTCGTCTACACGCTTTGCACATATCGAGATCCCGGTTCATTCATTTGGGTTTGGTCAAAGCGGTGGCAACAGCCAGGAGCCGGCTGAGGATGCCTTTGCTAAATGTGTTGGTGGTTTATTGAGTGTTGTGGTGCAGGATTTAAGAATTCAGCTTGGATTCGCCTCCAGCTCCGCTCCTGCTGAAATTGTAGCGGTTTATCCTTGCAATTCGAGACCAAATGTGCTCGGTTCGGGTTCCGTTCGGCTTGGCGATTTGTACGCCGAAGAAGAGAGGGAGCTGTTAGTGGAGCTGAGAGTTCCACAATCGGCTGTTGGGTCCCACCATGTGATGTCTGCTCGATGCCTTTACAAAGATCCCGCCACGCAAGAGGTCGTGTATGACCGTGATCAGTCTCTACTAGTCCCACGGCCCCACGCTCTCCCGTCAACAGGCCCTAAGATCCAACATCTGAGTAATTTGTTTATCACAACTCGAGCCTTGGCCGAGGCTAGGCGGCTCGTGGAGCATAATGAGTTTACAAGTGCACATCACTTGCTCGTATCATCTCGAGCTTTGATATTGCAGTCTAGTTTAATATCAGCTGACGAGTATGTTAGGAGGTTGGAGGCTGAATTGGCAGAGGTGCAATGGCGGAAGCAGCATCATCaattgcagcagcagcagcagcagcagcagcagcaaatgaTGATGCAACGGCGGAGAGAAATGGTTACGATGGATGAGAATGGCGAGCCACTTACCCCCACTTCAGCTTGGAGGGCGGCTGAGAAGCTGGCTAAAGTAGCCACAATGAAAAAGTCGTTGAATAGAGTCAGTGACTTGCACGGCTTTGAAAATGCTAGATTTTAA
- the LOC7461832 gene encoding auxin-responsive protein IAA9 isoform X2, which yields MSPPLLGVVEEEGHSNVTLLASPASAESACLNGLELKERNYMGLSDCSSVDSSAVSAASDERKTSLNLKATELRLGLPGSQSPERNHELSLLSSALLDEKPFFPLHPSNDGHYSSTQKNVVSGNKRVFSDAMDEFSESKFLSNSEVNAMLSPRPSPNMGLKPGMLENLGVQQAKVKEIVAPKAGQERPHAANETRPLRNSSANNSSAPAPKAQVVGWPPIKSFRKNSLATTSKNTEEVDGKAGPGALFIKVSMDGAPYLRKVDLRNYSAYQELSSALEKMFSCFTIGQYGSHGAPGREMLSESKLKDLLHGSEYVLTYEDKDGDWMLVGDVPWEMFIETCKRLRIMKSSDAIGLAPRAMEKCKNRN from the exons ATGTCTCCACCACTACTTGGTGTTGTGGAGGAGGAGGGTCATAGTAATGTCACTCTACTGGCTTCTCCGGCCTCAGCAGAAAGTGCATGCCTGAATGGTTTGGAATTGAAAGAGCGTAACTACATGGGTTTGTCCGATTGTTCTTCCGTGGACAGCTCGGCAGTCTCTGCAGCATCTGATGAAAGAAAGACTAGTTTAAATCTGAAGGCTACTGAATTGCGGCTTGGGCTTCCTGGGTCCCAGTCTCCAGAAAGAAATCATGAGCTTTCCCTGTTGAGCTCGGCATTACTTGATGAGAAGCCCTTCTTCCCTTTGCATCCCTCAAATGATGGTCACTACTCCTCAACACAGAAAAATGTTGTTTCGGGTAACAAGAGAGTGTTCTCTGATGCCATGGATGAGTTTTCAGAG AGCAAGTTTCTGTCAAATTCGGAGGTAAATGCAATGCTCTCACCCAGGCCCTCACCGAACATGGGATTGAAACCTGGCATGTTGGAGAACCTTGGAGTTCAACAAGCTAAAGTGAAAGAGATAGTAGCCCCAAAGGCAGGACAAGAGAGACCTCATGCGGCAAACGAGACCAGACCACTTCGTAACAGCTCCGCAAACAACAGCAGTGCACCTGCTCCAAA GGCACAAGTTGTGGGTTGGCCACCCATCAAATCATTTAGGAAGAATTCCCTTGCCACCACCTCAAAGAACACAGAAGAAGTTGATGGTAAAGCAGGGCCAGGTGCTTTATTTATCAAAGTCAGCATGGATGGTGCTCCTTATCTTAGAAAAGTGGATTTGAGAAACTACTCTGCATATCAGGAATTGTCTTCTGCCCTCGAGAAGATGTTCAGCTGTTTCACCATAG GCCAATATGGATCCCATGGAGCTCCAGGAAGGGAGATGCTGAGCGAGAGCAAGCTGAAGGATCTGCTGCATGGCTCAGAATATGTTCTCACTTATGAGGATAAAGACGGAGACTGGATGCTTGTTGGCGATGTTCCCTGGGA GATGTTTATTGAAACATGCAAGAGGCTGAGGATCATGAAGAGCTCTGATGCCATTGGCCTAG CCCCAAGGGCCATGGAGAAATGCAAAAACAGGAATTAG